In Rhodanobacter denitrificans, the sequence TGTTCCGCGACGCGCACTCCGCGGCGCTGCACGTGGCGATGCAGCAGGGCACGATCGAGGCGGTGACGCGCGCCGACTGTCGCGACGAATGGCGGCGCGTGCTGCACTACCCGCAGCTGCCGGTTACCGGCGCCACCCGGCCGGCGATCGAGGCCGCGTTCGATGCGCTGGTGCGCTGCCTGCCCGATGACCTGGCCATGGCACCGGCCGCGCCGCCGTTGCCGCACTGTGCCGATCCGGACGACCAGAAGTTCCTGGAGCTGGCGCAGGCCTCGGGTGCGCGCTGGCTGGTCAGCAAGGACAACGAACTGCTGAAGCTGGCGCCGCGCTGCGCCCGCGACGCGCTGTTCTGGATCGGCCTGCCGCAGGCATGGTCGTTGCGCAAGGGGTGAGCGTCGCAGCGCCGCCGCTACGGCGTCGTGGTGTACTTGGGCTCCCCCGTCTGCCGGGACGCACCATGCTCACGCCACACGCCATCGACTGCCCGTACTGCGGCGAGCCGATCGAAGTACTGATCGACGCCTCGATTCCCCGCCAGCGCTACATCGAGGACTGCCAGGTGTGCTGCCGGCCGATC encodes:
- a CDS encoding putative toxin-antitoxin system toxin component, PIN family, with translation MTLAEPPVPRIVLDTNVCLDLFLFRDAHSAALHVAMQQGTIEAVTRADCRDEWRRVLHYPQLPVTGATRPAIEAAFDALVRCLPDDLAMAPAAPPLPHCADPDDQKFLELAQASGARWLVSKDNELLKLAPRCARDALFWIGLPQAWSLRKG
- a CDS encoding CPXCG motif-containing cysteine-rich protein, whose translation is MLTPHAIDCPYCGEPIEVLIDASIPRQRYIEDCQVCCRPITLDVETDVDGEPQVRASGENDA